A single genomic interval of Treponema primitia ZAS-1 harbors:
- a CDS encoding DUF2804 domain-containing protein, which translates to MAPLEIDTPRPILDEFGKPVNFGWARSPVFKYDKDLLGPPYGRITESERYIIFSPTHLLVFEILDHGWLGHISISVVSLKDKKRSTQPFIIPFPLGGFDLPQDSETGSARIQRKKFVIDFSAMEGGSRIIKVDIPRFGHHRSLRGVVVLTPPPEAQSILTCSPWRGEKKAFRYSRRSPWYVAEGVMQFSSTEMVFIKDKAWGIFDWNRGFRPRADTRIWASACGLNEGRQLGFNVGYSTADSGAGTENAFFLDGKMHKLDQVTFHIPPSDWLEPWHFTSNDDRLEMSFKPHQERSDRSTMLLHSLRRRQVCGYFSGKVVLDDGSKLEFHDITGFAERRRTRF; encoded by the coding sequence ATGGCGCCCCTTGAAATAGACACTCCGCGGCCTATTTTGGACGAATTCGGCAAACCGGTGAATTTCGGTTGGGCCCGATCTCCTGTTTTTAAATATGATAAAGATTTGCTTGGCCCTCCCTACGGGCGCATCACCGAATCGGAACGGTATATCATCTTTTCCCCTACCCATCTGCTGGTTTTTGAGATCCTGGACCATGGCTGGCTGGGACATATCAGCATATCCGTGGTATCCCTAAAGGATAAAAAACGATCCACCCAGCCTTTTATTATCCCCTTCCCCCTGGGGGGGTTTGATCTGCCGCAGGACAGTGAAACCGGTTCTGCCCGGATCCAGCGAAAAAAGTTTGTTATTGATTTTTCCGCCATGGAAGGGGGCAGCCGGATTATCAAGGTTGATATCCCCCGGTTTGGGCATCACCGGAGTTTGCGGGGAGTGGTGGTACTGACTCCGCCCCCGGAGGCCCAGTCTATCCTTACCTGTTCTCCCTGGCGGGGGGAAAAAAAGGCCTTCCGGTATTCCCGGCGCTCCCCCTGGTATGTAGCCGAAGGGGTGATGCAGTTCAGCAGTACGGAGATGGTATTTATCAAGGATAAAGCCTGGGGCATCTTCGACTGGAACCGCGGGTTCAGACCCCGTGCGGATACCCGTATATGGGCCTCTGCCTGCGGCTTAAACGAAGGCCGGCAGTTGGGCTTTAACGTTGGGTATAGTACCGCCGATTCCGGAGCGGGGACGGAAAATGCCTTTTTTCTGGATGGAAAGATGCATAAGTTGGACCAAGTGACCTTTCATATCCCCCCTTCGGACTGGCTTGAGCCCTGGCATTTCACCAGTAACGATGATCGCCTTGAAATGAGCTTTAAACCCCACCAGGAACGGTCCGATCGGAGTACCATGCTTCTTCATTCCCTCCGGCGCCGTCAGGTTTGCGGGTATTTTTCCGGGAAAGTGGTCCTTGATGATGGTTCAAAGCTTGAATTTCATGATATTACCGGCTTTGCGGAACGCCGGAGGACCCGTTTTTAA
- a CDS encoding carbon starvation protein A, translating into MITFILSIIALILGYLVYGKITEKIFGIKADRKTPAVAIADGVDFVGMDWKKVLLIQFLNIAGTGPIFGAIAGAMFGPAAFMWIVFGCIFAGAVHDFTVGMLSVRNDGASISEIVGKYLGKTPRYIMRVFSVVLLIFVGAVFVTTPAQVINTLVRMKDPNANVYTLCLVIIITYYVLATILPIDKLIGRIYPIFGAALIIMGVGIVVMLFIRGEMTQVPEFAFQNLNPARAQGAIMSHVFPFLFISIACGAISGFHATQSPLMARCLRNEKEGRKVFYGAMILEGIIAMIWAAAAMGHWNGIAGLAGAMKDLGGAAGIVTKSSTDLMGWVGGALAVLGVVACPITSGDTAFRSARLTIADSLKYDQKPLKNRFVIAIPLFVVGIALVLFAIKSAANFNTLWRYFSWSNQTLATIALWAVSAYLAKTGKIYWLTLIPATFMTAVVTSYFFAANECLGPALTKALGSSDATYTVSLIIGLALAIVLFALFIPLIAVKQKNSIKD; encoded by the coding sequence ATGATTACTTTCATTTTATCAATTATCGCATTGATATTGGGGTATCTGGTTTATGGCAAGATAACTGAGAAAATTTTTGGCATCAAGGCTGACCGAAAAACACCGGCCGTAGCGATTGCCGATGGGGTCGACTTTGTAGGGATGGACTGGAAAAAGGTGCTCCTTATCCAGTTCCTCAACATCGCCGGTACCGGGCCGATTTTCGGCGCTATTGCGGGCGCCATGTTTGGTCCGGCAGCTTTCATGTGGATTGTGTTCGGCTGTATTTTTGCCGGCGCGGTGCACGACTTTACCGTTGGTATGCTGTCCGTCCGCAATGATGGGGCTTCTATTTCTGAAATTGTCGGTAAGTACCTGGGTAAAACACCGCGGTATATTATGCGCGTGTTTTCGGTGGTGTTGTTGATTTTTGTGGGCGCGGTATTCGTAACCACCCCCGCGCAGGTTATCAATACCCTGGTGAGAATGAAAGACCCGAATGCGAATGTCTATACCCTCTGTTTGGTGATCATCATTACGTATTATGTCCTGGCGACTATCCTGCCCATCGACAAGCTTATCGGTAGGATTTACCCGATTTTCGGGGCCGCGCTCATCATCATGGGTGTGGGCATCGTCGTTATGCTGTTCATTAGGGGAGAGATGACGCAGGTACCGGAGTTTGCGTTTCAAAACCTGAACCCCGCCCGTGCGCAGGGTGCGATCATGTCCCACGTATTCCCGTTCCTGTTTATTTCGATTGCCTGCGGAGCGATTTCCGGCTTCCATGCCACGCAGTCTCCGCTTATGGCGCGCTGTCTCAGAAACGAGAAGGAAGGCAGAAAGGTTTTCTACGGCGCCATGATACTTGAAGGCATCATCGCCATGATTTGGGCTGCCGCTGCTATGGGGCACTGGAACGGTATTGCCGGTCTTGCGGGCGCCATGAAAGACCTTGGCGGCGCCGCCGGTATCGTTACCAAATCGTCCACCGACCTCATGGGTTGGGTTGGGGGCGCGCTCGCCGTGCTGGGTGTGGTTGCCTGCCCGATTACCTCTGGGGATACGGCGTTCCGCAGTGCGCGGCTCACCATTGCTGATTCCCTGAAGTATGACCAAAAGCCGCTTAAGAACCGCTTCGTCATTGCTATTCCGTTGTTCGTTGTTGGTATTGCCCTCGTGTTATTTGCTATCAAGAGCGCGGCGAACTTCAATACTCTCTGGCGCTATTTCTCGTGGTCAAACCAGACCCTGGCAACGATTGCGTTGTGGGCGGTGTCTGCGTACCTTGCCAAGACCGGCAAGATCTACTGGCTGACGCTCATTCCGGCAACGTTCATGACCGCGGTGGTGACAAGCTACTTCTTTGCGGCGAATGAGTGTCTCGGACCGGCGCTTACCAAAGCGCTTGGCAGCTCAGACGCCACGTATACCGTGAGCCTTATTATTGGGCTTGCCCTTGCCATCGTGTTGTTTGCCCTGTTTATCCCCCTTATCGCGGTTAAACAGAAGAACAGTATCAAGGACTAA